The following is a genomic window from Planctomycetia bacterium.
GTTCCAGAGATTGCGATTTTCGAGCGGATCGGCCGAGAGTTGCATGAAGTCGTATTCGGCGGCGCCGGCGGTCAGCCGCGGCAGGAAGCCTTGCTTGCCGGAGTCGACGAACTTGCCGCCGGGAATCACGCGCACCGGCAAAAGGTCGGCCAACGGCGTCGAAGCGAGTTCGCCGGGGCCGAAGTTCGGGCCGGAAAGAATCACCAGACCGCCGCCGAACTTATCGACGAATTCCTTCACCATCTCGCAGTAGCGCGTGCTGAGGCTCGTCGCCGGCATGTCGCCGAGGAAGATCACGTCGTTGACGAAGAACTCGCCGCGCGGCGGCGTGAGGCTCGAGAGGAACAGCTCGTTGGTCTGCCGAACTTTCGGATCGGCCGAACGGAGGAACGTCCGGAAGCCGCGCATGCCGACCAGCCGATCGCGATGGAAGACTTCCTTGATGAAGCGCCATTCCCAATTCGGTTCGTAGTCGACGAACGTGAGATGCAGGAAGTCGTCGCGAATGTTCACTTCGCGCCGCGAGACGTTATTCTCGACGATCGTTTCGCCGGGCTGCGCTTCGATCTCGGCGACGAACTCGAAGCGGCCGGTCTCTTGCGGAGCGTAGGGGAACGAAAGTTCGACGACGTCGCTGCCGGCTTGCGCTCGCTGCTCGCCGATAAGGCGCGGCGTTTCGTTCGTGCCGATCGCGTGCGCCGTGAGCTTCACGACGATGTCGCGTCCCGGGCCTCCCGCCGTACCTTCGCGGCGTACCGTCGCCTTGAGTTCCGCTTGCTCCCCCTTCTTCATCAACAGCGGCGCTTGCAGATCGACCGCGACGTCCAAAGCCGAAGCAGGCCCGACGCCGACGCAGTACAGCGGCGCGCCGAGCCGCGCGCCGGTATCGGTCGGAGCAAGTCCGGCGTTCTTGTTGAAGTCGCTGAAGACGACGACGCCGGCCGGATGCTGCGACGCGTAACGCTCACGCAGATCGTTGAACGCATCGCCGAGCGCGGTAACTTGCCCCTCCGCCGTCAGCTGCGCGGCGAGCTTCTCGGGGTCGAGGCGATCTTGATCGGCTTCCTCGCCGGCCAGCAACGGGCGGACTTCGCCGGGCCGATCGAACGTAAACGCGCGTAAGCGGAACTTGTCGGCCAACCGCGAGAGGACTTTTTTATCCGCGTTGCGAAAAGCGTCTTTCACGAGCTCGATGCGCGGCTTACGAGCCGCGGCTTCCGGCGTCGTTGGGGAGCCGGTCGCATCGATGGTTTGCGGAGCGTCTTCGATCGCCATGCTCGCCGAACCGTCGATCAGCAGCCAAAGCCAAGGCTTCGGATGCGTCGTGACGCGAACCTCCAACGTCGGCTCGGCGAGGAACAAAATAATGAGACACAGAATCGCGGCCCGCGCCACGGCCAACGAATACTGCACGCGGCGCGACTTCAACGGCTGGTACTTCGCATAGAACCAAATGCCGAACACCGCGGCGCACAAGCAGGCCGAGAGCACGACGAGCGGCGCGGATTCCGCCCATGGCGCGGCAGTCGTGATCGTCAGGTCGCGGATCGATTCCTCGGGTCCGTAACCCAAGAGGCGAGCGAAGTATTGGTTCATGCGGCAATCTCCCGCGCGGGCAATAGCGTGCGTGTCGCAGGGCGCATGAAACGAATCACAGCCAGCTCGGCGACGAGGCAAACGAGCACGGCCGACATCAACCACTTCCAAAGATTCTGACCGCTGATCGTGGCGCCGGCCACGCTGAGGTCTTCTTCACGATTCAGTCGGCGGACATGCGCGACCTCGATGCCGGGGAGCGCCTCATCGCGGCCGAGGCTCTTGAGATACGATTCTTGCTCGGGCCCGGCAACGGCGAGCGGCAAGTCCCATAAGGTCTGTTCGTTGACGTCGCCGGTCGAGCCGGTATCGGTTCGCTGAGCGATGATGCGGTAGACGCCGCGTCGCGAAAGATCTCGCAAGACGACGGCATACTTATCGTCGCCGAGCGCGTCGACCACGATCGGCTCGCGACGATCGCCGGGGCGAACAAGCTGGAGATATGTGCCGCTGCCGAGCGGCCGAAGCGCGACCAGCGCCGTTTGCGAAGTATCGAAGTTGCGCTGCGGCAACGTCCGCTCCAAGAGCGAACGAACCGCGCGATCGAGCACGACGACGGCCCGCGACATGGTCAGTGTGTTCCAAGAAGATTGCAGACCGGTGCTGCAAAACAGGATCGTGCCGCGGCCGATCGCCCGCTCGATGAACAGCGGCATCCCGTTGTCGAAACGTCCGATCACGGTAGGGACGGTGCGAACCGCGAGCTCTTCCGGCGTTCGATCATGGTCCGTGTCGGCGGGAGGCTCCGGCCAATTCAAACGAACCAGCGGAGCCGGCGGCGGCGGAGGCGGCTCTTTTCCCGGCGGCAGAACGACGAGCCGCGCCGCAACCGCGAGCCGCTCTCGTTCGCGCCGATCGGCGATCCGCTTAGTTTCCGTCGCCGTGAGCTTCGCGACGGCGTCGGTCGAAGGGTCGGCGGCGACCGCAGCGAAGAACACCGGCGCGGCATAGAGATCGGTCAACTCGTCCGACGGCGCATCTTCGATCTGGAAGTAGCGATGGCCGAGCGTCCGCGCATCGAGCCGCAGCGGCTTGATCGGCACGCGCTCGGAGACATTCATCGCTTTCGGCGCAAGGGGAGCCGGGAGGATGCCCGCGCCGTCGAGCCAAGCGTTGTCGTGCCACGCGGCGGGATCGAACTCTTCGCCGGCCGTAATCAAAAGCCGGCCCCCTTGTTCGACATACTCGCGCAACAGCGGCACGCGCTCGCCGGGCGTCCGCACGCCGGCCATGACGACCAAACGGGCATCTTGCAACTGATCGGCCGTCAGGGTCGAGGCCGCGATATGGGAAATGCGCACGAGCTTCGGCTGCACGTCGCCACGCTCGACGACCGGCGCGAGGAGTCGCTGAATCCACAGCCCTCGCCCTGCGGCCGACTCGTTGCGGCCGGCTTCTCCCTTGGATGGGCCATGCTCGCTGACGTATAAGATCGACAGGCCGGAGACCAACGGCACGACCGTTTGCCGCTGGTTGTCGTCGGGAAGGCGATCGTCCGACAAGCCGACTTCGACGACCGCGAAACGCGGCGATTCGGCACTCGGTGCCGTCTCGAAACGATGCGTGAACAGAACCTCGCGCCGCTGGTTCGGTTCGAGATCGACCACGCGCGTTTGCATCAGCTTGCCGTCGACCGTGAAGCTGACTTGCACGTCGGCGCGGCGCGCGGCTCCCTCATAGCGCACGACGGCGAGAAAGTCGGCATCGGCTCCGGCCACCGCTGCCCCGTCGACCGCGCGCAAATCGGAAAGCCAAGCGTTGTCGGTCGGGCCGGCGTTGAGCGTAAGCACCTGCACGTCGCCCCCGAGGCCCGAGGCTTCATCGACCAGGCGCTTCGTCGCTTCTTCGGCGGGAAAGTTGACGCGCTGACCGTCGGTGACGAACACGACTCGCTTGTTCGGCATGTCGGGTAGTCGGCGGAGCGCCGCTTGGGCGAGGTCGAGTGCGGCGTTCAAGCCGGCCTTGCGGTCGACCGTTTCGACGGCGTCGAGCGCCTCTAACGCCGACTGCTTCGTCGCCGTGGGGTCGAGCGAATACCGGCTCGGATCGGCGCAGACGGGAATGATCGCCACGCGACTTCCCGACGGGAGCTCCTCGATGAACGAGCGGCACTTCGAGCGGGCGTCGTCGAGCAACGTCCCTTGCGTCGAACGGTACGCCATCGAGAGGCTGTCGTCGATCAATAGCACCGCGTGAATCGGTTCACCGGCGCCGAACGAGCCGCCGCCGGTCGACGTGAAATACGGCCGAGCCATCGCGAAGCCGAACAGCAGCAAGCAAGCGACGCGCAGGATCAGCAACAGCAGATCGCGAATGTGCAGCACGCGCCGGCTTTGGCGTACCGCTTCGCGCAAAAACTGCATCGCGGCCCAATCGATCGTGCAGAACCGGCGACGGTTCATCAGATGCACGATGATCGGTCCGGCTGCGGCGGCGACGCCGGCGAGCGCGAACATACCGAGGGAGAAACTAGGCATTCCCGGCCGCTCCGTTCAGCGATGTTCGTCGCAAGAGTCGTGGCATCACGGCTTTCCCCCGGCGTTGAACTGTTGGCGGATTCCCTCGATGCGACCTTCCTGCAAGATCGGCAAATAGCGATTCGGGATCGCGAGAATGAAGCAGCTCACGCCGGTCGCATAGAGAGGCGAGCCGGGCCCGGAAACACGAACGTCGTCGACCCAGCGACCGTTCGACTTGGGATCGGTGGTGCTGCGCGTTTGGCCGGCGACCAGCGCATCGCGGAGCTTCGGATAGAAGCCGCGCCAGTCTTCGCCGCCGGCTTGATAGAGCGCTTGGCCGACATAGTACAACGTATAAGGATCGAAGCCGTTCGGGAGGCGGCCGCTGTTCTTCGGCGGCGGAGTAAGCTTGCCGATCTCGGTCTTGATGACGTCGAGATTCTTCGGAATGCGCCAATCGTCGTACTGGCCGAACTCCTGCATGCAGACGACTCCGGCGGCGGCCATCGCGGTCGTCGCGTTGCCGCCGTGGCCGGCGTAGGTGAAGCGGCCGGGATAGCGTTTGAGCACGTCGTCTTCGATCGGCTGCTTGCGCCCGCGAATCTCCGGAGCGCCGCAGTAGTAGTAGCCGCGCACGCGCTTGATCGCCATGTTGATGACATCGGGAGACACCTCCAAGCCGCTATCGACGGCGCTGCGCAGGGCCTTGGCTTGCATCACGACGAGGCTCAGATCGCTTCCGGCGGGCCGGCGCTGCGCCGTGTATTGCCAGCCGCCGTCTTGACACTGCATTTCCGCGATTAGCTTCAACGCCTTATCGAGCGCCGTACCGATGCGCGGATCGGCGGTCATGCCGTGCGCTTGGCCGAGCACGAACGTCGAGAGGCCGTGGTTGTACATGTCGCGCTGGGCGCCGGCGATGTTGATCAGGCCGGAGGGCTTCGCATTCTTAAGAACGAAGTTGAGGGCCTTTTCGACGTTCGGCCCATAGCGCCCTTTGCCGGGGGTGTGACCATCGGCGAGGAAGGCGAGCGCACCGATCGAGACGAGCCCGAGATCGTTGCTGCCCCAGTTGCCCTCGGCCCCTTGATTCGCCGCGAGCCATTCGAGACCGAGATCGAGCGCCACGCGACTCTCGGGCGTGATTTCGCGCACGACCGGTTCTTGCGCCGCGCAGCTACGCATGGCCGGGCCGGAGGCTACGGCGGCGAACGAGGCTACGGCCGCGATGAAAGTGGTGATCCAGTTACGTCCGATCATGGGTCGATGATCTCCATCCGTTGCCAAGCGGCGAGCGACAAGGACTTCGGGCCGGTCACGATCGGCTTATGACTCAGCGTGATCTGAACGGCGCGGCCGGCGAACGGGCGGAGGTCGATCTTTTCGTCGCGCCATTGCGACTTCGGATCGCTCCCCGCGGCGGCCGGCTCGATCTTCCGATTCAATACGATCTTGTCGTT
Proteins encoded in this region:
- a CDS encoding VWA domain-containing protein is translated as MPSFSLGMFALAGVAAAAGPIIVHLMNRRRFCTIDWAAMQFLREAVRQSRRVLHIRDLLLLILRVACLLLFGFAMARPYFTSTGGGSFGAGEPIHAVLLIDDSLSMAYRSTQGTLLDDARSKCRSFIEELPSGSRVAIIPVCADPSRYSLDPTATKQSALEALDAVETVDRKAGLNAALDLAQAALRRLPDMPNKRVVFVTDGQRVNFPAEEATKRLVDEASGLGGDVQVLTLNAGPTDNAWLSDLRAVDGAAVAGADADFLAVVRYEGAARRADVQVSFTVDGKLMQTRVVDLEPNQRREVLFTHRFETAPSAESPRFAVVEVGLSDDRLPDDNQRQTVVPLVSGLSILYVSEHGPSKGEAGRNESAAGRGLWIQRLLAPVVERGDVQPKLVRISHIAASTLTADQLQDARLVVMAGVRTPGERVPLLREYVEQGGRLLITAGEEFDPAAWHDNAWLDGAGILPAPLAPKAMNVSERVPIKPLRLDARTLGHRYFQIEDAPSDELTDLYAAPVFFAAVAADPSTDAVAKLTATETKRIADRRERERLAVAARLVVLPPGKEPPPPPPAPLVRLNWPEPPADTDHDRTPEELAVRTVPTVIGRFDNGMPLFIERAIGRGTILFCSTGLQSSWNTLTMSRAVVVLDRAVRSLLERTLPQRNFDTSQTALVALRPLGSGTYLQLVRPGDRREPIVVDALGDDKYAVVLRDLSRRGVYRIIAQRTDTGSTGDVNEQTLWDLPLAVAGPEQESYLKSLGRDEALPGIEVAHVRRLNREEDLSVAGATISGQNLWKWLMSAVLVCLVAELAVIRFMRPATRTLLPAREIAA
- a CDS encoding squalene--hopene cyclase, with protein sequence MIGRNWITTFIAAVASFAAVASGPAMRSCAAQEPVVREITPESRVALDLGLEWLAANQGAEGNWGSNDLGLVSIGALAFLADGHTPGKGRYGPNVEKALNFVLKNAKPSGLINIAGAQRDMYNHGLSTFVLGQAHGMTADPRIGTALDKALKLIAEMQCQDGGWQYTAQRRPAGSDLSLVVMQAKALRSAVDSGLEVSPDVINMAIKRVRGYYYCGAPEIRGRKQPIEDDVLKRYPGRFTYAGHGGNATTAMAAAGVVCMQEFGQYDDWRIPKNLDVIKTEIGKLTPPPKNSGRLPNGFDPYTLYYVGQALYQAGGEDWRGFYPKLRDALVAGQTRSTTDPKSNGRWVDDVRVSGPGSPLYATGVSCFILAIPNRYLPILQEGRIEGIRQQFNAGGKP